One Mugil cephalus isolate CIBA_MC_2020 chromosome 10, CIBA_Mcephalus_1.1, whole genome shotgun sequence genomic window carries:
- the slc1a2b gene encoding excitatory amino acid transporter 2b isoform X1 — protein sequence MNANSMPKQVEVRMHESHLEPIEARPQSKCAKICSKLFKNLLLTLTVLGVILGAVAGMLLRVASPIHPDIIMVIAFPGDILMRMLKMLILPLIISSLITGLAGLDAKSSGRLGTRAMVYYMSTTVIAAILGVILVLVIHPGNPKLKENLGEGMKNDEVSSLDAFFDLIRNLFPENLVQACFQQIQTVTKKVEVIVEEDVNATTMEGLVANITKEPQFIIKKSLQFKSGMNVLGLIGFFIAFGICMGKMGEKARLMLEFFNILNEIVMKIVIMIMWYSPFGIACLICGKIISIKDLEVVARQLGMYMVTVIIGLIIHGAIFLPSIYFVIVRKNPFTFFMGIFQAWITALGTASSAGTLPVTFRCLEENLGIDKRVTRFVLPVGATINMDGTALYEAVAAIFIAQMNGIHLDPGQIVTVSLTATLASVGAASIPSAGLVTMLLILTAVGLPTQDISLLVAVDWLLDRFRTSVNVVGDSYGAGIVYHMSKAELDELDAHTAKTDDIEMMTKTQSYYDDMKNHHENNSNQCVLTETASTDATTATANNSVVVDECKVTSATNGSAAECTLVEEEPWKHE from the exons ATGAA TGCCAACAGTATGCCTAAACAAGTGGAGGTGAGGATGCACGAGAGTCACCTGGAGCCCATTGAGGCCAGGCCCCAGTCGAAATGTGCCAAAATCTGCTCCAAACTGTTCAAGAACCTGCTGCTCACGCTCACCGTCCTCG GTGTGATCCTGGGAGCCGTAGCAGGGATGCTGCTTCGCGTCGCTTCCCCGATCCACCCAGATATCATCATGGTGATCGCTTTCCCCGGAGACATCCTGATGAGGATGCTTAAGATGTTGATCCTGCCACTCATCATCTCCAGTTTAATCACAG GTCTGGCCGGCCTGGATGCCAAATCTAGTGGGCGCCTCGGCACCAGAGCTATGGTCTACTACATGTCCACCACTGTTATTGCTGCTATCCTGGGAGTCATCCTGGTGTTGGTCATCCACCCCGGCAACCCCAAACTGAAGGAGAATCTAGGCGAGGGCATGAAAAATGACGAGGTGTCCAGCTTGGATGCCTTCTTTGATCTGATCAGGAACTTGTTCCCGGAGAACCTGGTGCAGGCTTGTTTCCAACAG ATCCAGACTGTCACAAAGAAGGTGGAGGTGATCGTTGAGGAGGACGTCAACGCCACCACCATGGAGGGCCTCGTGGCTAACATTACCAAGGAGCCCCAGTTCATCATCAAAAAGTCACTACAGTTCAAAAGTGGCATGAATGTTTTGG GTCTGATTGGTTTCTTTATTGCATTTGGCATCTGCATGGGCAAGATGGGGGAGAAGGCCAGACTCATGCTTGAATTCTTCAATATCCTCAATGAGATTGTGATGAAAATTGTCATCATGATCATGTG GTACTCTCCGTTCGGTATTGCCTGTCTGATCTGTGGCAAGATCATCTCCATCAAGGACCTGGAAGTTGTGGCCAGGCAGCTGGGCATGTACATGGTGACCGTGATCATTGGCCTCATCATCCACGGAGCAATCTTCCTGCCTAGCATTTACTTTGTTATCGTCAGGAAAAACCCCTTCACCTTCTTCATGGGTATCTTCCAGGCATGGATCACTGCCCTGGGGACAGCCTCCAG TGCCGGCACACTGCCCGTCACCTTCCGTTGTCTGGAAGAGAATTTGGGTATTGACAAAAGAGTCACTCGATTTGTGCTCCCGGTCGGTGCCACCATCAACATGGACGGAACCGCTCTGTATGAGGCTGTGGCTGCCATCTTCATTGCCCAGATGAACGGTATCCACCTTGACCCTGGTCAGATTGTCACCGTCAG TCTGACAGCCACCTTGGCCAGTGTTGGGGCTGCCAGTATTCCCAGTGCCGGCCTCGTGACTATGCTGTTGATCCTGACTGCTGTAGGCCTGCCAACCCAAGACATCAGTCTGCTGGTTGCTGTTGACTGGCTGCT GGATCGATTCAGGACCTCCGTGAACGTGGTGGGCGACTCCTACGGTGCGGGCATTGTGTACCACATGTCAAAGGCTGAGCTGGACGAACTGGATGCGCACACGGCCAAAACCGACGACATCGAAATGATGACGAAGACCCAGTCCTACTACGACGACATGAAGAACCACCACGAAAACAATTCCAACCAGTGCGTCCTAACCGAAACCGCTAGCACTGATGCTACTACCGCCACTGCTAACAATTCTGTCGTAGTAGATGAGTGCAAG GTAACCTCAGCCACTAACGGCTCTGCTGCGGAGTGCACGCTTGTTGAGGAGGAGCCATGGAAACATGAATAA
- the slc1a2b gene encoding excitatory amino acid transporter 2b isoform X3, translating into MNANSMPKQVEVRMHESHLEPIEARPQSKCAKICSKLFKNLLLTLTVLGVILGAVAGMLLRVASPIHPDIIMVIAFPGDILMRMLKMLILPLIISSLITGLAGLDAKSSGRLGTRAMVYYMSTTVIAAILGVILVLVIHPGNPKLKENLGEGMKNDEVSSLDAFFDLIRNLFPENLVQACFQQIQTVTKKVEVIVEEDVNATTMEGLVANITKEPQFIIKKSLQFKSGMNVLGLIGFFIAFGICMGKMGEKARLMLEFFNILNEIVMKIVIMIMWYSPFGIACLICGKIISIKDLEVVARQLGMYMVTVIIGLIIHGAIFLPSIYFVIVRKNPFTFFMGIFQAWITALGTASSAGTLPVTFRCLEENLGIDKRVTRFVLPVGATINMDGTALYEAVAAIFIAQMNGIHLDPGQIVTVSLTATLASVGAASIPSAGLVTMLLILTAVGLPTQDISLLVAVDWLLDRFRTSVNVVGDSYGAGIVYHMSKAELDELDAHTAKTDDIEMMTKTQSYYDDMKNHHENNSNQ; encoded by the exons ATGAA TGCCAACAGTATGCCTAAACAAGTGGAGGTGAGGATGCACGAGAGTCACCTGGAGCCCATTGAGGCCAGGCCCCAGTCGAAATGTGCCAAAATCTGCTCCAAACTGTTCAAGAACCTGCTGCTCACGCTCACCGTCCTCG GTGTGATCCTGGGAGCCGTAGCAGGGATGCTGCTTCGCGTCGCTTCCCCGATCCACCCAGATATCATCATGGTGATCGCTTTCCCCGGAGACATCCTGATGAGGATGCTTAAGATGTTGATCCTGCCACTCATCATCTCCAGTTTAATCACAG GTCTGGCCGGCCTGGATGCCAAATCTAGTGGGCGCCTCGGCACCAGAGCTATGGTCTACTACATGTCCACCACTGTTATTGCTGCTATCCTGGGAGTCATCCTGGTGTTGGTCATCCACCCCGGCAACCCCAAACTGAAGGAGAATCTAGGCGAGGGCATGAAAAATGACGAGGTGTCCAGCTTGGATGCCTTCTTTGATCTGATCAGGAACTTGTTCCCGGAGAACCTGGTGCAGGCTTGTTTCCAACAG ATCCAGACTGTCACAAAGAAGGTGGAGGTGATCGTTGAGGAGGACGTCAACGCCACCACCATGGAGGGCCTCGTGGCTAACATTACCAAGGAGCCCCAGTTCATCATCAAAAAGTCACTACAGTTCAAAAGTGGCATGAATGTTTTGG GTCTGATTGGTTTCTTTATTGCATTTGGCATCTGCATGGGCAAGATGGGGGAGAAGGCCAGACTCATGCTTGAATTCTTCAATATCCTCAATGAGATTGTGATGAAAATTGTCATCATGATCATGTG GTACTCTCCGTTCGGTATTGCCTGTCTGATCTGTGGCAAGATCATCTCCATCAAGGACCTGGAAGTTGTGGCCAGGCAGCTGGGCATGTACATGGTGACCGTGATCATTGGCCTCATCATCCACGGAGCAATCTTCCTGCCTAGCATTTACTTTGTTATCGTCAGGAAAAACCCCTTCACCTTCTTCATGGGTATCTTCCAGGCATGGATCACTGCCCTGGGGACAGCCTCCAG TGCCGGCACACTGCCCGTCACCTTCCGTTGTCTGGAAGAGAATTTGGGTATTGACAAAAGAGTCACTCGATTTGTGCTCCCGGTCGGTGCCACCATCAACATGGACGGAACCGCTCTGTATGAGGCTGTGGCTGCCATCTTCATTGCCCAGATGAACGGTATCCACCTTGACCCTGGTCAGATTGTCACCGTCAG TCTGACAGCCACCTTGGCCAGTGTTGGGGCTGCCAGTATTCCCAGTGCCGGCCTCGTGACTATGCTGTTGATCCTGACTGCTGTAGGCCTGCCAACCCAAGACATCAGTCTGCTGGTTGCTGTTGACTGGCTGCT GGATCGATTCAGGACCTCCGTGAACGTGGTGGGCGACTCCTACGGTGCGGGCATTGTGTACCACATGTCAAAGGCTGAGCTGGACGAACTGGATGCGCACACGGCCAAAACCGACGACATCGAAATGATGACGAAGACCCAGTCCTACTACGACGACATGAAGAACCACCACGAAAACAATTCCAACCA GTAA
- the slc1a2b gene encoding excitatory amino acid transporter 2b isoform X2: MPKQVEVRMHESHLEPIEARPQSKCAKICSKLFKNLLLTLTVLGVILGAVAGMLLRVASPIHPDIIMVIAFPGDILMRMLKMLILPLIISSLITGLAGLDAKSSGRLGTRAMVYYMSTTVIAAILGVILVLVIHPGNPKLKENLGEGMKNDEVSSLDAFFDLIRNLFPENLVQACFQQIQTVTKKVEVIVEEDVNATTMEGLVANITKEPQFIIKKSLQFKSGMNVLGLIGFFIAFGICMGKMGEKARLMLEFFNILNEIVMKIVIMIMWYSPFGIACLICGKIISIKDLEVVARQLGMYMVTVIIGLIIHGAIFLPSIYFVIVRKNPFTFFMGIFQAWITALGTASSAGTLPVTFRCLEENLGIDKRVTRFVLPVGATINMDGTALYEAVAAIFIAQMNGIHLDPGQIVTVSLTATLASVGAASIPSAGLVTMLLILTAVGLPTQDISLLVAVDWLLDRFRTSVNVVGDSYGAGIVYHMSKAELDELDAHTAKTDDIEMMTKTQSYYDDMKNHHENNSNQCVLTETASTDATTATANNSVVVDECKVTSATNGSAAECTLVEEEPWKHE, translated from the exons ATGCCTAAACAAGTGGAGGTGAGGATGCACGAGAGTCACCTGGAGCCCATTGAGGCCAGGCCCCAGTCGAAATGTGCCAAAATCTGCTCCAAACTGTTCAAGAACCTGCTGCTCACGCTCACCGTCCTCG GTGTGATCCTGGGAGCCGTAGCAGGGATGCTGCTTCGCGTCGCTTCCCCGATCCACCCAGATATCATCATGGTGATCGCTTTCCCCGGAGACATCCTGATGAGGATGCTTAAGATGTTGATCCTGCCACTCATCATCTCCAGTTTAATCACAG GTCTGGCCGGCCTGGATGCCAAATCTAGTGGGCGCCTCGGCACCAGAGCTATGGTCTACTACATGTCCACCACTGTTATTGCTGCTATCCTGGGAGTCATCCTGGTGTTGGTCATCCACCCCGGCAACCCCAAACTGAAGGAGAATCTAGGCGAGGGCATGAAAAATGACGAGGTGTCCAGCTTGGATGCCTTCTTTGATCTGATCAGGAACTTGTTCCCGGAGAACCTGGTGCAGGCTTGTTTCCAACAG ATCCAGACTGTCACAAAGAAGGTGGAGGTGATCGTTGAGGAGGACGTCAACGCCACCACCATGGAGGGCCTCGTGGCTAACATTACCAAGGAGCCCCAGTTCATCATCAAAAAGTCACTACAGTTCAAAAGTGGCATGAATGTTTTGG GTCTGATTGGTTTCTTTATTGCATTTGGCATCTGCATGGGCAAGATGGGGGAGAAGGCCAGACTCATGCTTGAATTCTTCAATATCCTCAATGAGATTGTGATGAAAATTGTCATCATGATCATGTG GTACTCTCCGTTCGGTATTGCCTGTCTGATCTGTGGCAAGATCATCTCCATCAAGGACCTGGAAGTTGTGGCCAGGCAGCTGGGCATGTACATGGTGACCGTGATCATTGGCCTCATCATCCACGGAGCAATCTTCCTGCCTAGCATTTACTTTGTTATCGTCAGGAAAAACCCCTTCACCTTCTTCATGGGTATCTTCCAGGCATGGATCACTGCCCTGGGGACAGCCTCCAG TGCCGGCACACTGCCCGTCACCTTCCGTTGTCTGGAAGAGAATTTGGGTATTGACAAAAGAGTCACTCGATTTGTGCTCCCGGTCGGTGCCACCATCAACATGGACGGAACCGCTCTGTATGAGGCTGTGGCTGCCATCTTCATTGCCCAGATGAACGGTATCCACCTTGACCCTGGTCAGATTGTCACCGTCAG TCTGACAGCCACCTTGGCCAGTGTTGGGGCTGCCAGTATTCCCAGTGCCGGCCTCGTGACTATGCTGTTGATCCTGACTGCTGTAGGCCTGCCAACCCAAGACATCAGTCTGCTGGTTGCTGTTGACTGGCTGCT GGATCGATTCAGGACCTCCGTGAACGTGGTGGGCGACTCCTACGGTGCGGGCATTGTGTACCACATGTCAAAGGCTGAGCTGGACGAACTGGATGCGCACACGGCCAAAACCGACGACATCGAAATGATGACGAAGACCCAGTCCTACTACGACGACATGAAGAACCACCACGAAAACAATTCCAACCAGTGCGTCCTAACCGAAACCGCTAGCACTGATGCTACTACCGCCACTGCTAACAATTCTGTCGTAGTAGATGAGTGCAAG GTAACCTCAGCCACTAACGGCTCTGCTGCGGAGTGCACGCTTGTTGAGGAGGAGCCATGGAAACATGAATAA